AATCAAGCGAAGGTATCTTTTTTCAGAAAATGTAAATCACTTTTCTTTACAGGATGAAATTGTACTTAATAGcctctttttaattcattcagaaaCTACACGATTTTTGTTGCTATATTTTGttagaaagaaaggagaggctgTTTCTACAGGTGTCATAAAAAATCGATACTGAGCCACGGATTATTGGAGCCCATAGAACCATGGAGCCTGGGTGCTGAAATTCTTCCCAAGGTGAGTAGGGGCATTGATTTTCCTTCTCATGCTTGAAAAAATATGACACTCGGAATAGAAGCTAAATTTAGACTCAGAAACAAGTCTGATTTGAAACTATGCCTTCCAAAAATTAGTgacaattttttcaaaaaattagacGAGGAAATTGAGTGAAAATTTGAGCATAtaaatttttgtcatatttttctcttcgatttacttcttttctttattacctTGAGtagttttgaagaaaaaaatgaactatttgaCCAACATTTTATCTGTAATTCGGATCCAGTGATTTTCTTGTGGAGTACTTGTACTGTACAAtacaaatcagtctctctctctagGTTATAGTTAAACCCATAACCAAGAGTGCAGTAGTCCTTCAGCTTCTAAGAAAAAGCGTATTACATACGCaatcatgtttaaaaatatgaGCCCATCTCTAAGCCTCCTTATTTAAACTGTATGTTTTGCCAGCTAATTTGTGCCAGAATATTTAGACACATACTTgcttaattttttacttattttacagtTTCTTCTAGATTTGGCAAAGTTGAAAAGCTATACCTAACGCATTGGTTGTTTTACCGCATTGCTTAGTATTCCATCCGTGCAGGCAGACGGTGTTCCTAGGTTTGGAAGGATAAATCCCAGGGGAAGTAAGCGGAAGAACATTTTATGCATCACTCATTCTATTATGAGCCCTCTGCTGTTCCATCTTTACAAGGTAAGAGATTTATTGCGCACCGGCTTCTGGCAGTAGAAAATGACGTGTGCTAATGGCTCTTGCTTCAAAGAGTATGTGTTTGGAACTCGTAATGGGGAGTATAGAAATCGTTTTCTAAGTAAAAGAATAATTGCAACAATTTAGTTACTCACACACGCTCCAGCACATTCCCCTGTCCCCAAGTAGCATTTGGTTGTTCTACCCTGGGACCCACATTCTGTAGTATTGTCTTCCTCATGTTAAGTGAGGTGGTAAATTGgtcatttttataatgaatttgAGCAGAGTATGTTATCAAGAAAGATAATACTGGTCTCGATGTAGAAAATTACCAAATTGCCAGTTTGCTACGTCTGGAGGTAGACATAATTTGAGTTTTAGAGTTTTGTAGGATCAAAAATTGattctgagaaaattaaaatataaaatgctagCAAGTTCATGGTAATGTATACCATTGCCTTAATATCAGTTTTTT
This DNA window, taken from Desmodus rotundus isolate HL8 chromosome 3, HLdesRot8A.1, whole genome shotgun sequence, encodes the following:
- the LOC112321883 gene encoding uncharacterized protein, with the translated sequence MAAGSKMRHAQRILPRVKQMPLRFESERRGCFYRCHKKSILSHGLLEPIEPWSLGAEILPKADGVPRFGRINPRGSKRKNILCITHSIMSPLLFHLYKTD